The Paraburkholderia hospita DNA segment AAGGGCGGAGCGATCCGATGAACATGGCAGAAAGTCACCTGAATCCCGTCGAACGCCCGGCGGCACCCGCCGGTTTCGACCCGGCACAGAGCGGTCAAGCGGCAGCGCCCTCGCGCCCGAAGATCGAAGTCAACAACCTGAACTTCTTCTACAGCAAGTATCACGCGCTGAAGAACATCAACCTGCAGATTCCCGAAGGCAAGGTGACCGCGTTCATCGGTCCGTCGGGTTGCGGCAAGTCGACGCTGCTGCGCACGTTCAACAAGATGTATGCGCTTTATCCGGAGCAACGCGCCGAAGGCGAAATCCTGATGGACGGCGAAAACCTGCTCACGACGAAGCGCGACATTTCGCTGCTGCGCGCGCGCATCGGCATGGTGTTCCAGAAGCCGACGCCGTTCCCGATGTCGATCTACGACAACATCGCTTTCGGCGTGAAGATGTTCGAAACGCTGTCGCGCTCGGAGATGGACGACCGCGTCGAGTGGGCCCTGACCAAGGCGGCCCTGTGGAATGAAGTGAAGGACAAGCTCGGCCAGAGCGGCTACGGTCTGTCGGGCGGCCAGCAGC contains these protein-coding regions:
- the pstB gene encoding phosphate ABC transporter ATP-binding protein PstB: MNMAESHLNPVERPAAPAGFDPAQSGQAAAPSRPKIEVNNLNFFYSKYHALKNINLQIPEGKVTAFIGPSGCGKSTLLRTFNKMYALYPEQRAEGEILMDGENLLTTKRDISLLRARIGMVFQKPTPFPMSIYDNIAFGVKMFETLSRSEMDDRVEWALTKAALWNEVKDKLGQSGYGLSGGQQQRLCIARGIAIRPEVLLLDEPCSALDPISTGRIEELIAELKSDYTVVIVTHNMQQAARCSDYTAYMYLGELIEFGDTEKIFIKPVRKETEDYITGRFG